Genomic window (Pyrus communis chromosome 13, drPyrComm1.1, whole genome shotgun sequence):
TCATCAGTTTCTTGCAACGTAAGCAACGACAGACCGCGATTTACGACACACCAGAACATGGAGGAGACAGAGGCTGAGACGGTTAAAAATACAGCTCCGTAGATTTTAAACTCCTTGGCCACATCAAGTGCCCATGGAAACAGCGAATCATACACAATACAACTGACAGGTGGTGAGCCTGCTGAGGCATTGAGCTTCAGTATGAGCTCTGCTAGGGTTTTCGAGCCAACCGTTTTGAATGAGTCTAGGTAGGCTGCTAGGCTTGGTGCTTGGTTGAATCCGCTTTGATTGTAGCCGTCGGAGATGGGTTCGATTCGTACGGTGGGTGCATAGATGGATTTGATGGTGTAAGGGGTGGTGGCTAGGGTGGTTTTTAGGCCTTTGGAGGCTAAGCGTTTGGCAAATTGGAGGAGTGGGTTTATGTGGCCTTGAGCTGGATATGCGACCACAATTACTTGCCCTATTGGGTTCTCCattttttgggtttggttttggttttggtggtCAATGGAGGAAATATTTATAGGTAAAGTTTGAGGTTTACTTTACCAAGTTTCCATGGAAAATGGTGGCTGAGAGTTGGAAAAACGGTTCCCCAGTTGAAATTATTGGGCATGTTAAGACTGTTAGTTGCTTCTGTTGTTTGCACTTTGCACTGTAGTCACTCTGATTCTTGACGTCACTTCGATCATTAGAACGTGGGTATTGTAATTATTTCGATTCCGGACATTCTATGTGTTCGTGGGATAAACAATAACGCAAGCTCCACGTTAATTTCCGTAATCAAATACATGAATATAATTAGGAATCAAATCAAATAGGAGAAGCTATGGTTGATCCCAATCCATTGTTTTTATTCCTTACACGAATCATGACTTCCCTCGCTCCAGGCAAGTAAAGATGAATGACAGATTATTTTGCACCGATTTGGGGTTGCTTCCACTTATGTAAGAAGCACTTCAGCGCTTCTATTAGAAGCACATTTCAGAATCTAGAAGCCCTTTTTTCTACGGAACACTGTTAATAAGCTAGGAAAAGGATACCTTTATTGAACAAACCTACATAGATACAAGCTAACAACTTGATTGAGAGTTTATTTCTCTGGCCACTCAGAACTAAGAaactagtaaaaaaaaactaCCAGATATATTTACATCTAACAAAACCTGCAAGAGATCTCACTCTACCTGCACACGTAAGTTACTATACGGGCAGCGCTAAACGGTATTTGCAACTGTAACCAAACAATCTTTTCACACGTGATTACTAGTATCTCTGAATATCTTGAACTCTTCGTTTCAAAGCCACGATCCTCCATATTGAGAACCACTGCAGCACACTGAATAGCTTTGTCCATCCCCTCAGAGCCTTATCAGATATGGCAACAGCTGAACTCGGCAAGAAGCGATCCACAGCGCTATGTAGATCTTGTGGTTCTGAACTCATGTTCTGGGACTGAAGATCAGCATCGGAAAACTGCAGATGATCCTCAACAAATAAAGCATGAGCCATGGGGTCGGTGTCAAAGATCAGGGAGTTGGTGACTTGACCTGGGAAACTCAgaggctgatcatatctaagacCGAAGCCGTCAATGTTGTGCAAGGCATAATCATCCAAGCCACTGGTGCTACCCACGGAATAGATGGATGAGATGATATCTGGAGAAGAGGCAGATGGCTGTGCATAATCAAATCCACCAATCTTTTGTGAAGCCAAAAACTTGCTTCCGTCAAGATCCTCTGCCCTTGGTGAGCTCGATGTGTGAAGAACATTAGTGAAGTTGGAAGATGCAGCTATAAGAGAGGCTTCATCTTCAAACAGGACTACTTCTTCCCAGTGGTCAAATGCAGAAATGACCAGGTGGTGGCCATCAGCCTAAAAACAATATTTGACCATATGATATTAGACATGACTTAAGAAAATACAACAGAAAAAAGATAAAAGCGAGTGGACTGAGGTGATAGGTAGCATGCCTTTTGTGTTTCAGACAGCTTACTAACAGAAACATATTCATGTTCCAACAGAAGTCCCATCGCTTGCCCTACAATGTTGAATACGGTTAAGAGAGCACAACCCTGACAATGGAAAGTGAAAGAACACTCCATCTTAGTATCAGTACTCTAGCAATAACCTTAGAGAcaatttacttataaataaaCCAAATAAGAAGCACTCAGATTCTCCCCGATGATCCCTGACAATAAAGGATTCTGTCCTTGCTTCTCTTATTCTAGTTCCATCGAAGTTATCTGAAACTCTTGCTCCTAGCCTGAACTTACGGCTCCTTGTCCAGCTTGAATTATCAGTAAAAGAAATCTCACCCACAGGTGCAACTCCGTCTTTAAGATTCAAAACTACCTCTCCTGTAAGAAGAGGTTTCTTTCCatccctctctcttcttttcatgggtgatatttttgtgttcttCTCTCCAAATTCGTTCCTTTAATGGaggtatattatatcatatttatattaatCTAGTAATTCTTCTAATTTGTCACTGTGCACACGCACAATTACTGTTTAGGCCTTactttggggttttttttttttttttttttttttttgttattttatattttcggGACCCATGCGGAGGTCCACGTGATGACAGTAGTATAAATAGAGTAAGTGGCCCCATCAAAATTTGTAACTCTCAAAAAGCTTCCAACCAATTTCCGCGATAAAAAATTAAGCTTCCTGCCATAGACTCCTCCCTTCCGGAGTCCGTTGAGACGTCGACAGGTTCTTGGTTGGAAAATGTTGTTAATGACGCTCCGACCCATGCTCTGCCGAGGACCGTGAACCCTGAGTCGGAGATGCACCGCGAGCTCATTACCAATGAATCGCCGGAGCCGACCGACCAAGAATCGCCTGTGAAGGCGGGCGCAGTGGCCGTGAACCATGAGTCGGAGATGCACCGCGAGGCCATTACCAAAGAATCGCTGGAGTAGAAGCACCTCGGCCAAGAGTCGCCGGTGAAGGCGGGCGCAGTTGCCGTGAACCCTGAGTCGGAAATGCACCGCAAGGTCATTACCAAAGAATCGCCGGAGGAGAAGCACCTCGGCCAAGAGTCACCGGTGAAGGTGGGCGCAGTTGCCAAAGAATCGCCGGAGGAGAAGCACCTCGGCCAAGAGTCGCCGGTGAAGGCGGGCGCAGTTGCCGTGAACCCTGAGTCGAAGATGCACCGCAAGGTCATTACCAAAGAATCGCCGGAGGAGAAGCACCTCGGCCAAGAGTCACCGGTGAAGGTGGGCGCAGTTGCCAAAGAATCGCCGGAGGAGAAGCACCTCGGCCAAGAGTCGCCGGTGAAGGCGGGCGCAGTTGCAGTGAACCCTGAGTCGGAGATGCACCGCGAGGTCATTACCCAAGAATCACCAGTGAACGCGGGCGCCGTCGCCGTCAATATCCACGATCCGCACCCCGTGAGCCTGCCCGTGAAATTTCCGCATTCTCCTGGATTgtccaaaatttgatgcaagcATCCAGGTTCTTGGTAGGACTGATCTCATTTGTGGAAAGCTGGGAAGCCTTTCCACAACTCACCACCGCAAAGGCATTCTTGCTCCCTAAACTGGTGGCGGTTAAAACCATCGTGGACCTCTTGCTTCTTGTGTTAGGGGTATAGGTGAGTAAAGTACTTCGTCTGTCTTCTCCTCAGGTATCCACCTTCTTGTCCATATAGGGTATCTaggtgaaagaaaagaaagtaaaaagtACTTCGTCCCTTCTTGTATATCCAGCAGGTGTATCCTTCTTGTGTATACAAGAAGGGACGAAGTACTTTTTACCTTATTTTCTTTCACCTAGATACCCTATATGGACAAGAAGGTGGATACTTGAGGAGAAGACGGATGAAGTACTTTACTCACCTATACCCCTAACACAAGAAGCAAGAGGTACACGATGGTTTTAACCGCCACCAGTTTAGGGAGCAAGAATGCCTTTGCGGCGGCGAGTTGTGGAAAGGCTTCCCAGCTTTCCACAAATGCGATCAGTCCTGCCAAGAACCTGGATgcttgcatcaaattttggacAATCCAGGAGAATGCGGAAATTTCACGGGCGGGCTCACGGGGCGCTGGGTGCGGATCGTGGATATTGACGGCGACGGCGCCCGCGTTCACCGGTGATTCTTGGGTAATGACCTCGCGGTGCATCTCCGACTCAGGGTTCACGGCAACTGCGCCCGCCTTCACCGTGCTTCCTGAGTTCTTGATAAGCACTGGCGAGAAAGAAGTCCTTCATCCAATGGTTATTGAGCTTAAGGCTATTCAAGACATCAACTGTAGTGCACAACGACTGCAGCTCCGACCAGGCACTCCAGTGTCAAGGGTAGCTATTAACAGACTCCACAAGAACTGTAAGAGCAAGACTCTTGCTGCCTTTGTCTTTGAGCACAAGGCCATACAAGTAGAGTCCAGAAGGATCAATATGGGATTCTTGCGAAGGGTTGATAACTCCCTCTCGAGAGAAACCAGTTCACCATTCACAACATCGCTCTTTCCTAGGGGCCCCTCAAGTTCCATCATTTCTTCCTCTTTCCGCTTTTCTCCAGCCTTCATGAAgcaataaaaacaaagaaaaatatacaattATAAAATCTGAATAAGTAGGTTCATAAAAATCAAGGATTTTTTAACAAAAGCCTGTTGACTAACAAGCTTGTTTTGCACAAAGCATTGTGTGGCTTTCAAGTGCCACGTCAGTCTTGTTCACGGGATGTTCTCGGCCTAGTTTTTCTTTGGCTTTATGGATACACTTCTCGGAGAGTGTTGTTTAGGTTATTGTGGATGTTGCACAGCTTATTTGAATTGGAGAAAACAAAATTTCTCGTTTCTCATTTGATTTAGTGAGCGAGTGAGCTTGGGTGTATTTGGGTCATAGGGTTCTCGAGTGATACACACTCGTCAGTGCTCTCTTAGAAGACTCCGTCCTCTCCGACTGGACATAGGCTTGCTaacgccgaaccagtataattgTTGGTGGTGTTCTTGGTTAGATTACCTATATACTACGTATTCTCAACAATTTCAAACTTGTGAAGATTCAAATTCATGGGCGATACACACCGAAAAATCAAAAGACTAAAACTTTGATTTCCAGAGAGTGAAAGAACAGAGAAAGTTACAAACCAGATAAAGAGCACGACTTCTTTCCGTTCTGATCACGAAGCACATGAGCAGCTCTTCTGTACTCCCTGCAGTCAAAATGCCGTCCACAATGTCATCTTCCTCCATCACCGGAGTGGACACATACGACACGCCGGCAGCCGACGTCGGGGTGATGTCGTTGGTGCGGAATCTGCGCCGGATGCTGGAGCTCCCGCGCTGGAATCTCGTGTTCGCACGCGTGAACTTAACCGGGTCTTGCTCGATGATGCCGACGAGCTGCTCTGCCGCCCTGCATAATTATTGAAACGACGACGCATCAATTGGatgtaaaaaattgaaatttgaaatgcggatttagggttttagggttttgggaggTACCATTTGGAAGCGGCGTAGAGGCAGCGATCGCTCAGCTGTCGAATCGCAGTTCGAAGCTCGATTCTGTACTTCTCTTTCGAACTCATCTAATCGACTGACTCGCTCACTCACTGACTCAGCCAATGCTGCAACAGTTTGCCGGGGGCATCTAACGTGCGCCGTGAATGACGGTCGCCGCTGACAGCTGCGCCACCCCGCGCTCTctgttttcagatttttcaaaaACAGGACTTTGGGTTCTGGGAGGGCTTTTTAGTATTTTAACTTGGATGGGCTGGGCTGGTATTTTTGTACCCGTTTCTGCGTAAGCCTGTTTTAAATTTACAACCGTTCATATGGATCTAGCGGTCTAAAACGGGTACCCACCTCGACCATTCGTCAAGAGAAATTCTTAGATACAACCAGCGGACCTTCCTTTGGGATTTATtagataaaaagaaaacaattgtgAATTTTGAACCACTGATTTCCCGCAATTAAACACGATTGATTTCATTCGATGTTTCCCAGCTTGTACATGCATTTGTTGGGCTGCAAGCCTGCAATTCATTTTTTAGGAAGAAAATATTCAACCCTTAAATTAAGACATGAAAGCAAAGCCCAACGGGAATTAActaaacataaaattaattacaatatttatccTTAAACGTATATTTGTTGGATATTCATGGTTGGCTTTTACAATATCTATAAAGTGAGCGTTGTGAACTATTTGCTTCGAAAAGATAacttttaatagtttttcaaaTATGTTATGTGACTCACTTTAACTGTTATGTCATACTTTTGTTAGTTTGATTGTTGACTAAAATATCCGGCTCAAGTACAATAAAACATTTTAAGAAAATGAccttactttagtctaaagttgGGGAGGGGTAGCATTGGAATCGTAGAATTCAAAGCCAGATGGGTAAAACCGTCATTTCGACACTCAAGCGGGCCTAAGCGCTGGAGGCGGAAACGGGCCTGCAAAGAAGGCCTGCAAAATGCACAGTCCGTCCAAAGCACAAACCCAGCCCCCCAAACCAATGGCAATTCCgccaaaaaactaaaaaaatgccCATTTGTTTGGCTGCTTTAAGAACATGTTTATgctcattttcttttgtttgggtTATGCTCTTCTATCCTCCATGTGTCTCTGTTTTGTGGGGTTTTGGTTTCATTGcatctttcaatttttctttttttcctctggTCTTCATGTGCCACTATTGTGAAATTCCGTTTCTAGATTTCgctgttataatctacgtatttgtattattgagattttatattatttttcaagaatttattttaatttgtttgaatttagatttttttattaaactagttatgaaaagagaagtttggaaattatttatttaaaactcGTAGACATTttgaggtcacaatttatatctTTGGATAGAGCTCGATCTCACAAACGCGTAGACACAAACCGTTCGTGAAACGAAGCTATAACGAATAAAGTAGAGACGTTTTggtatttaaaaaagaaaaaaagaaaaggagggaCTGGATGCTGCCAGGTGGCAGCGGGAGCGAGAAGAAGATGAGGTTGTGGGAGAGAAAAGGACGGGAGTGACCAAAGAGAGGGGGGAGAAAGGAGGGGAAATGAGAGACCCCAAATGGGTCATTTTTGACATGTGAACCACCATTTTTGATCCGGCCATATCTCCTTCATCTGACTTCTgttttgggtgatcttggtgtccatggaaaacTCTTGACGAGTCCTACATCTCTGTAGTGTTAGATTTCCATTCGTGTTTTCCCATTTTTCTAGGTCGAAGCCATAAAGTGCCGAGGGGGCCAACGATGTGCTTCTAAGTTCAATTAGATGTCCtgaatttttatttgatattCGTATGACGTGGTTTGATCGTTTGAACCTAATTTCACTATGATACATTACTTGATCAAAATATGAATCGACGATTCGACTGTTGGATAGTCTCCAAACTTTCATACAAAATAGAACATAATTTTTGAGGATATTAGGAACtgacggatcgggaatccgacttacggatcttcccgaattggatttctaaGTTTGCAAAACAAATTGTTAATCCCCACCTAATTctagcaattggcggagatccgaccgtcgGATCGTggtgaaattttagtatgttgttctagaagtaTAATGTGTATTTCAGGAAGTTACGAATCTGATATTCGATGTGCGGATCTGTCGGATCAAATTACATAGGGTTGTGGGCCTCACCGTCGATCgagagttgacttttggtcaacatttctcaaatcatttataaaactaaaattagtaTTAATAGAGGCATAGTGATGCTATGCGGGCTTATCTcagtgagtgactttaatatatgtgatat
Coding sequences:
- the LOC137713726 gene encoding calmodulin-binding protein 60 A-like codes for the protein MECSFTFHCQGCALLTVFNIVGQAMGLLLEHEYVSVSKLSETQKADGHHLVISAFDHWEEVVLFEDEASLIAASSNFTNVLHTSSSPRAEDLDGSKFLASQKIGGFDYAQPSASSPDIISSIYSVGSTSGLDDYALHNIDGFGLRYDQPLSFPGQVTNSLIFDTDPMAHALFVEDHLQFSDADLQSQNMSSEPQDLHSAVDRFLPSSAVAISDKALRGWTKLFSVLQWFSIWRIVALKRRVQDIQRY
- the LOC137713808 gene encoding anaphase-promoting complex subunit 8-like, giving the protein MSSKEKYRIELRTAIRQLSDRCLYAASKWAAEQLVGIIEQDPVKFTRANTRFQRGSSSIRRRFRTNDITPTSAAGVSYVSTPVMEEDDIVDGILTAGSTEELLMCFVIRTERSRALYLAGEKRKEEEMMELEGPLGKSDVVNGELVSLERELSTLRKNPILILLDSTCMALCSKTKAARVLLLQFLWSLLIATLDTGVPGRSCSRCALQLMS